TCAGTCTGTCCAAAACACACCGAGCACGCCTCGGCCGCCATCGGCAGTCCCCCCATCGCCACCCAAACCACCACCACCGCCGTCGTTGTCCACGAACGTCTCATTCGCATTGTCAGAAGTAGTCGATGTTCTTCAGTTTCTTGAGGAAATACCGGCCATAGACCACCAGGCCCACGGCCCCGGCCAGCGACAGCAGCCCAAGCAGCAGATCGCCCGCCCGGCGTGACTGGGAGAAAAACTCGTTCAAACTCCATCCGCCAAGGAACAGGCAGAGCAGGAACGCCGACCCGATGAAGACGACATGGAAGGTTTTGAGGGACACGGCGGTTCAGGGGAAGATCGGGCGCGGAATGTCATTCATGGCCCAGATGGTGAGGAACATCATTCCAAGAAAGAAAAACGCGGTGATCCCCAGAATCGCGTAGATCATCCGCTGCTCGCTGGCCAGATGCATGAACCACCCCGCCACCAGCGACGCCTTCGCCGCCGCAATCACCAGCGCCACCAGCACCGTCAGGAAGAGCGTTGTAAAATGCACCGTCCATGCCAGCACCGTGATGATGGTGCCGATGATCAGCCCGAAAAACACCCAGAGATACAACCGGATGTTCCCGTGCCCGTGATGCGCCTTGTTCGTGCTCATGCTTAAAGGAGATAGAGAATCGGGAAGAGAAAGATCCAGACGAGATCGACAAAGTGCCAGAAGAGTCCCGTCGTCTCCACACGGTTCGTGTAGCGCTCCGGATCCGTCTTCCACATCCCCGCCCCCGGACCCCAGATCCATCCGATGACCAGCGCCCCGCCAATGACGTGCAGCGCATGCAGGCCCGTGAGGGTGAAATAAATCGCCAGATAGGTGTTGTGCCACGGCCCGTAGGACTGCAACCGCCGGGATTCGGCCAGCGGCACCCGAAATTCCTGGTGGTGATCAATCCGACCGCCACGCTCCTTCTCCAACCGCTTGATCAACGGTCCCTTCGCCTTCCCCGCCGCCGCCATCTCCGCAGGCAATTCCACCCCCTTCAG
The DNA window shown above is from Verrucomicrobiia bacterium and carries:
- a CDS encoding cytochrome C oxidase subunit IV family protein; its protein translation is MSTNKAHHGHGNIRLYLWVFFGLIIGTIITVLAWTVHFTTLFLTVLVALVIAAAKASLVAGWFMHLASEQRMIYAILGITAFFFLGMMFLTIWAMNDIPRPIFP